A window from Bos indicus isolate NIAB-ARS_2022 breed Sahiwal x Tharparkar chromosome 1, NIAB-ARS_B.indTharparkar_mat_pri_1.0, whole genome shotgun sequence encodes these proteins:
- the MUC4 gene encoding mucin-4 isoform X4, with translation MTTGPEKQSTLPPSTTSTGKTSASSQNHQTPSMKTTRGTQTTTITAVRTSTLSSSTRALKSTEDTSQRTSPSGTTITSFPPYVRHTPTVTSKIWRTKTSADTTVGNPRNTSPTLLRHIHPVSTVSITTGPEKQSTLPPSTTSTGKTSMSPQNRQTPSMKTTSGIQTTTITAVRTSTVSSSTHAHRSREGTSQRTPPSGTTTTSFPPHVRQTPTVTSKIWRTKTSADTTVGNPRNTSPTLPRHIHPVSTVSMTTGPEKQSTLPPSTTSTGKTSASSQNHQTPSMKTTRGTQTTTITAVRTSTVSSSTHALKSTEDTSQRTSPSGTTITSFPPYVRYTPTVTSKIWRTKTSADITVGNPRNTSPTLPRHIHPVSTVSMTTGSEKQSTLPPFTTSTGKTSMSPQNHQTPSMKTTSGTQTTTITAVRTSTVSSSTHAHRSREGTSQRTPPSGTTTTSFPPYVRHTPTVTSKIWRTKTSADTTVGNPRNTSPTLPRHIHPVSTVSMTTGPEKQSTLPPSTTSTGKTSASSQNHQTPSMKTTRGTQTTTITAVRTSTLSSSTRALKSTEDTSQRTPPSGTTTTSFPPYVRHTPTVTSKIWRTKTSADTTVGNPRNTSPTLPRHIHPVSTVSMTTGPEKQSTLPPSTTSTGKTSASSQNHQTPSMKTTRGTQTTTITAVRTSTLSSSTRALKSTEDTSQRTSPSAPDPAVTWSSATRFTSHPTPLSVTSTSPTVTGSTMKAETSGVLLFPYGPSAGDQEFVRRTVDFTSPLFKPQIGFPLGSLLWDSLYFTDNGQIIFPKSDYQIFSYPNPPLRGFSDWDSVAMVAPFWDDADFSSSRGTIFYQEYETLYDDYNTLVQKVESSINTLTKTGNYKARWTLKITWVHVPAYPAQVTIGTNTYQAILSTDGSRSYALFLYQSGGMQWTVTGRPGNPVLMGFSSGDGYFKNSQLTFHPVWEKYRPDQFLDSNSGLRGLQIYKLHREEKPNYRLRCLQWLKRQPQWPSWGWNQISCPCSWNQGVLDLRFQSISRGSRQLCSFSSWRGGVCCRYGPWGELLQGWRVQSPWQLDQELELQNWCCHFNSNPSFCALYQLRRPPVSCTGYQPSSLAWMVGDPHITTLDGVNYTFNGLGDFLLVRTQDRNSSFLLQGRTAQTRSANATNFIGFAAEYRSSSLHPITVQWLLKPNNTIHVQLNNQTIAFETNGEDTKDQEIFNSSGVIMTHHGSTVSASFDGAVAISVLAISNILHISCSLSKGYQNHTEGLMGFWNGNPDDDFRMPNGSTIPKRSSEEMLFHYGMTWKINGTSLFGKRDDNLPSSFTPVFLSQLLRNTSLNKNLTSSCHGDDQCIFDVLATGSEKLGNDTRAIFRIYQQMNTTLNRYPPSIKGPDVIKAYMGQTTVVNYTSDAKDITFTLRENCTDFKLFENGTLLWTPKLLEPFTLEILASSDQGSLSSVLKPRTVVCECKAESQCLYNQTSWVNNSSLEAADCKCDGNTFGRYCNYSKDPCDEQCFPNVKCISGKGCEACPPHLTGDGRHCASLEKPFLCQNKSCPEDYCYNNGFCSVSHTLGCQPVCTCPSAFTDARCFLAGNNFTPTVHQELPLRIIQLSLTEDENASQADVNASVAYRLKNLELWAFLWNRQVDQTKPSTAPASGSSLHHWNIISEFQYRPEGPVIDFLNNRLLDAVVKAFLPPAPQMRAKRSGGPRNNVAFHSISRKDVNSVMALNVSMLATYLQCNGYKDYHLVYSPQGGFTCVSPCSQGYCKHGGQCQHLPDGPRCSCVPFSIYTPWGKRCEQLSMKLGAFFGILFGTLGAILLLGVAVFVILRFWGSRARLSYRLGPRAEASPRTRTRAAMA, from the exons ATGACAACTGGACCAGAGAAACAATCAACTTTACCCCCTTCCACCACTTCTACTGGGAAAACATCAGCATCTTCTCAGAACCACCAGACTCCGAGCATGAAGACCACCAGAGGAAcacaaaccaccaccatcacagcaGTGAGAACATCAACTCTCTCATCATCGACACGTGCACTCAAATCTACAGAAGACACTTCCCAGAGGACATCTCCTTCAGGTACAACAATCACTTCATTCCCACCCTATGTGAGGCATACACCTACAGTAACATCAAAAATATGGAGAACAAAAACCTCAGCAGATACCACTGTAGGAAACCCGAGGAACACATCACCAACTCTACTGAGACATATCCATCCGGTCTCCACAGTGTCGATTACAACTGGACCAGAGAAACAATCAACTTTACCCCCTTCCACCACTTCTACTGGGAAAACATCAATGTCTCCTCAGAACCGCCAGACTCCAAGCATGAAAACCACCAGTGGAAttcaaaccaccaccatcacagctGTGAGAACATCAACTGTCTCATCAtcaacacatgcacacagatcTAGAGAAGGCACTTCCCAGAGGACACCTCCTTCAGGTACAACAACCACTTCATTCCCACCCCATGTGAGGCAAACACCTACAGTAACATCAAAAATATGGAGAACAAAAACCTCAGCAGACACCACTGTAGGAAACCCGAGGAACACATCACCAACTCTACCGAGACATATCCATCCGGTCTCCACAGTGTCAATGACAACTGGACCAGAGAAACAATCAACTTTACCCCCTTCCACCACTTCTACTGGGAAAACATCAGCATCTTCTCAGAACCACCAGACTCCGAGCATGAAGACCACCAGAGGAACACAAACCACCACTATCACAGCAGTGAGAACATCAACTGTCTCATCATCGACACATGCACTCAAATCTACAGAAGACACTTCCCAGAGGACATCTCCTTCAGGTACAACAATCACTTCATTCCCACCCTATGTGAGGTATACACCTACAGTAACATCAAAAATATGGAGAACAAAAACCTCAGCAGACATCACTGTAGGAAACCCGAGGAACACATCACCAACTCTACCGAGACATATCCATCCGGTCTCCACAGTGTCAATGACAACTGGATCAGAGAAACAATCAACCTTACCCCCTTTCACCACTTCTACTGGGAAAACATCAATGTCTCCTCAGAACCACCAGACTCCAAGCATGAAAACCACCAGTGGAACtcaaaccaccaccatcaccgctGTGAGAACATCAACTGTCTCATCAtcaacacatgcacacagatcTAGAGAAGGCACTTCCCAGAGGACACCTCCTTCAGGTACAACAACCACTTCATTCCCACCCTATGTGAGGCATACACCTACAGTAACATCAAAAATATGGAGAACAAAAACCTCAGCAGACACCACTGTAGGAAACCCGAGGAACACATCACCAACTCTACCGAGACATATCCATCCAGTCTCCACAGTGTCAATGACAACTGGACCAGAGAAACAATCAACTTTACCCCCTTCCACCACTTCTACTGGGAAAACATCAGCATCTTCTCAGAACCACCAGACTCCGAGCATGAAGACCACCAGAGGAACACAAACCACCACTATCACAGCAGTGAGAACATCAACTCTCTCATCATCGACACGTGCACTCAAATCTACAGAAGACACTTCCCAGAGGACACCTCCTTCAGGTACAACAACCACTTCATTCCCACCCTATGTGAGGCATACACCTACAGTAACATCAAAAATATGGAGAACAAAAACCTCAGCAGACACCACTGTAGGAAACCCGAGGAACACATCACCAACTCTACCGAGACATATCCATCCAGTCTCCACAGTGTCAATGACAACTGGACCAGAGAAACAATCAACTTTACCCCCTTCCACCACTTCTACTGGGAAAACATCAGCATCTTCTCAGAACCACCAGACTCCGAGCATGAAGACCACCAGAGGAACACAAACCACCACTATCACAGCAGTGAGAACATCAACTCTCTCATCATCGACACGTGCACTCAAATCTACAGAAGACACTTCCCAGAGGACATCTCCTTCAG cccctgaccctgcagtCACCTGGAGCTCCGCCACCCGATTCACAAGTCACCCCACTCCTCTGTCTGTTACCAGCACTTCTCCAACAGTCACAGGCTCCACCATGAAGGCTGAGACATCAG GTGTTCTCCTCTTCCCCTACGGGCCAAGTGCTGGAGACCAGGAGTTTGTCAGGAGGACCGTGGACTTCACCTCACCACTCTTCAAGCCCCAGATCGGCTTCCCCCTTGGCTCCTTGCTCTGGGATTCCCTCTAC TTCACAGATAATGGCCAAATCATTTTCCCGAAGTCAGACTACCAGATTTTCTCCTACCCCAACCCTCCCCTCAGAGGCTTTTCAGACTGGGACTCTGTGGCCATGGTGGCTCCATTCTGGGATGATGCTGATTTCTCCAGCAGCCGGGGAACCATATTTTACCAG GAATATGAGACTCTCTATGATGACTACAACACACTAGTGCAGAAGGTGGAGTCTTCAATTAACACGTTAACGAAAACCGGAAACTACAAAGCCAGATGGACGCTAAAGATCACTTGGGTTCATGTCCCTGCCTATCCTGCCCAGGTGACCATCGGG ACCAACACCTACCAAGCCATCCTTTCCACGGACGGGAGCAGGTCCTACGCCCTGTTTCTCTACCAAAGTGGTGGGATGCAGTGGACTGTGACCGGGCGACCAGGCAACCCTGTCCTGATGGGCTTTTCCAG TGGAGATGGGTATTTCAAAAACAGCCAGTTGACATTCCATCCAGTATGGGAGAAGTATCGTCCAGACCAATTCCTGGATTCCAACTCAG GCCTCCGGGGGCTACAGATCTACAAGCTGCACAGAGAGGAAAAGCCCAATTACCGTCTCCGGTGTCTGCAGTGGTTGAAGAGACAGCCTCAGTGGCCCAGCTGGGGCTGGAACCAGATCTCCTGCCCTTGCTCCTGGAACCAGGGAGTATTGGATTTAAGATTCCAGTCCATCAGCAGAG GCAGCAGGCAGCTGTGCAGCTTCTCCTCCTGGCGTGGGGGTGTGTGCTGCCGCTATGGACCCTGGGGAGAGCTACTCCAAGGCTGGAGAGTGCAGAGTCCTTGGCAACTTG ACCAAGAACTGGAGCTGCAAAACTGGTGTTGCCATTTCAACAGCAACCCCTCCTTCTGCGCCCTGTACCAGCTAAGGAGGCCCCCGGTCAGCTGCACCGGGTACCAGCCCTCAAGTCTTG CCTGGATGGTCGGGGACCCTCACATCACCACCTTGGATGGTGTCAATTACACCTTCAATGGGCTGGGAGACTTCCTGTTGGTCCGGACCCAGGACAGAAACTCCTCCTTCCTGCTGCAGGGCCGCACTGCACAGACACGCTCAGCAAATGCCACCAACTTCATTGGCTTTGCTGCTGAATACCGCTCCAGCAGCCTGCACCCTATCACA GTTCAATGGCTCCTTAAGCCCAATAACACAATCCATGTTCAGCTCAATAACCAGACCATAGCATTTGAGACTAACGGTGAAGATACAAAAG ACCAGGAGATCTTCAACAGCTCTGGAGTCATAATGACCCACCACGGCTCCACGGTATCAGCCAGTTTCGATGGTGCTGTGGCCATCTCCGTGCTCGCTATCTCCAACAtcctccacatctcctgcagcctTTCGAAGGGGTATCAGAACCACACTGAAGGCCTCATGG GCTTCTGGAACGGCAATCCAGATGATGACTTCAGGATGCCCAATGGCTCCACCATACCGAAAAGGAGCTCCGAGGAGATGCTTTTCCACTATGGAATGACCT GGAAAATCAACGGAACAAGCCTTTTTGGCAAGAGGGACGACAATTTGCCTTCCAGCTTCACCCCTGTCTTCCTTTCACAACTGCTGCGAAACACATCCCTGAATAAAAATTTGACCTCTTCTTGTCATGGAGATGATCAATGCATCTTTGATGTCCTGGCTACAGGAAGTGAAAAGCTCGGAAATGACACTAGGGCGATATTTAGAATCTACCAGCAGATGAACACTACCCTGA ATCGGTACCCACCCTCTATCAAGGGTCCTGATGTGATAAAAGCCTACATGGGACAGACCACAGTGGTTAATTACACCAGCGACGCTAAGGACATCACATTCACCCTCAGAGAAAACTGCACGGACTTCAAGCTCTTTG AGAATGGGACATTGCTATGGACACCAAAGCTGCTGGAACCATTTACTCTGGAGATTCTAGCAAGCAGTGACCAGGGAAGCTTGTCATCTGTACTCAAGCCAAGGACAGTGGTCTGTGAGTGCAAGGCAGAGAGCCAGTGTTTGTACAACCAGACCAGCTGGGTGAACAACTCCTCCCTGGAG GCAGCGGATTGCAAGTGCGATGGGAATACCTTCGGCCGCTACTGCAACTACTCCAAGGACCCCTGTGACGAGCAGTGCTTCCCGAATGTGAAGTGCATTTCCGGAAAGGGCTGCGAAGCCTGCCCCCCGCACCTTACTGGGGATGGACGTCACTGTGCAT CTCTGGAGAAACCCTTCCTCTGTCAGAATAAGTCCTGCCCTGAGGACTACTGCTACAACAACGGCTTCTGCTCCGTCTCCCACACTCTGGGCTGCCAGCCCGTCTGCACCTGCCCCTCGGCCTTCACCGACGCCCGCTGCTTCCTGGCTGGGAACAATTTCACTCCAACCGTCCATCAAG AGCTTCCTTTAAGGATCATCCAGCTCTCGCTCACTGAAGACGAAAATGCCTCCCAAGCAGATGTCAATGCCTCG GTGGCCTATAGACTGAAGAACCTGGAATTGTGGGCCTTTCTCTGGAACAGACAAGTGGATCAAAC TAAACCCTCAACGGCACCAGCCTCAGGAAGCTCCCTTCACCACTGGAACATCATCTCTGAGTTCCAGTACCGCCCTGAGGGCCCTGTCATTGACTTCCTGAACAACCGGCTGCTGGACGCAGTGGTGAAGGCGTTCTTACCCCCGGCTCCCCAGATGAGGGCGAAGAGAAGTGGGGGGCCCAGGAACAACGTGGCCTTCCATTCCATCTCCAGGAAGGACGTGAACAGTGTGATGGCTC TGAATGTGAGCATGCTGGCAACTTACTTGCAATGCAATGGCTACAAGGACTACCACCTGGTCTACAGCCCCCAGGGTGGCTTCACCTGCGTGTCCCCCTGCAGTCAGGGCTACTGTAAGCACGGAGGCCAGTGCCAGCACCTGCCGGATGGGCCCCGCTGCAG ctgTGTGCCCTTCTCCATCTACACGCCCTGGGGCAAGCGctgtgagcaactgagcatgaaacTCGGAGCCTTCTTCGGGATCCTCTTCGGGACCCTGGGCGCCATCTTGCTGCTGGGGGTCGCGGTGTTTGTGATCCTGCGTTTCTGGGGCTCCCGGGCCCGTTTATCCTACCGGCTGGGTCCGAGAGCTGAGGCCTCGCCCCGAACACGAACACGGGCTGCTATGGCCTAG